A single window of Spirochaetales bacterium DNA harbors:
- a CDS encoding patatin-like phospholipase family protein: protein MHQSGYALVLSGGGAKGIYHIGVWKALREIGVTIDAVIGNSVGALIAGFIAQGDFNNAEKALDDIDIRRFIEIPEEFVKDGRIVIDRKSMKKLDRVRESVIKNKGIDTTPLKVFLNKYLDEGKIRKRGLDLGIITFNLDDFRPVEVFLDQMEEGSLFDYLLASATFPGFKTTKIRKKHFIDGGVYNNIPYSMAKERGYRKIIVVDISGIGFVKKPDITGTQTVSIRNSIQLGGVFDFSRDFFQRFKLLGYLDTMKTFEKIGGIRYFYRDNPGLCRTLASRLESENAVNGFFNDDKWSGDGGPDTNEARIREVLPKEYRHYRQIVHSLAECAALSLNLDRIKERSFGEFVDEIRRGYRDVETEISDLRKRFDKKDIRELVEEIIDVAKHTDIDTFSSASVYKYDRILESILRPRGGKVPFSSLSGFFPFLKGARIFFRLVDGEK, encoded by the coding sequence ATGCATCAATCGGGTTATGCACTGGTATTAAGCGGCGGCGGGGCGAAGGGTATTTATCATATCGGGGTCTGGAAGGCATTGCGTGAAATCGGCGTCACCATCGACGCGGTGATCGGTAATTCCGTCGGGGCACTCATCGCCGGCTTTATAGCACAGGGTGATTTCAATAATGCGGAAAAGGCACTCGATGACATCGATATCCGGCGGTTCATCGAAATTCCGGAAGAGTTCGTCAAAGACGGAAGGATCGTCATCGACAGGAAATCCATGAAAAAACTGGACAGGGTGAGGGAATCCGTTATCAAAAACAAGGGTATCGATACGACCCCGCTCAAAGTCTTTCTCAACAAATACCTCGACGAAGGGAAAATAAGGAAAAGGGGTCTTGATCTGGGCATCATTACCTTCAACCTCGATGATTTCAGGCCAGTGGAGGTGTTTCTCGATCAGATGGAGGAGGGAAGTCTTTTTGATTACCTCCTTGCAAGCGCCACTTTTCCCGGCTTCAAGACGACGAAAATCAGGAAAAAGCACTTTATCGACGGTGGCGTGTACAACAACATACCGTATTCAATGGCAAAGGAGCGGGGATACCGTAAGATCATCGTGGTCGATATTTCCGGTATCGGGTTTGTCAAAAAACCGGATATCACCGGAACACAAACAGTCTCTATCAGGAACTCGATTCAGCTCGGAGGGGTCTTCGATTTCAGCAGGGATTTTTTTCAACGTTTCAAGCTTCTGGGGTACCTCGATACGATGAAGACCTTTGAAAAGATCGGGGGGATCAGGTACTTCTACCGTGACAATCCCGGATTATGCCGGACGCTTGCTTCCCGGCTTGAATCGGAAAATGCCGTTAATGGTTTTTTCAATGATGACAAATGGAGCGGAGACGGCGGCCCGGACACGAATGAGGCCCGGATACGTGAAGTCCTTCCGAAAGAGTACCGGCATTACCGGCAGATCGTTCATTCCCTTGCCGAATGTGCGGCTTTGAGTCTGAATCTGGACAGAATAAAGGAACGGTCATTCGGGGAGTTTGTCGATGAGATACGGCGGGGATATCGGGATGTCGAAACCGAGATAAGCGATCTCAGAAAACGCTTTGATAAGAAAGATATACGCGAGCTGGTCGAAGAAATAATCGATGTTGCCAAACATACCGATATCGATACCTTTTCCTCCGCTTCCGTCTATAAATACGACAGAATTCTTGAATCGATCCTCCGTCCGCGCGGCGGCAAGGTCCCCTTTTCATCGTTATCGGGCTTTTTTCCGTTTTTAAAAGGGGCGAGAATATTTTTTCGTCTGGTTGACGGAGAGAAGTAG
- a CDS encoding PD40 domain-containing protein, which produces MKKIIVLPVFSFILLSCPLKDDRYLHINPGLYNLSGINTEADDYNAAPPPHFYYAQHIIYSTNYGLSGSDFDIWEASIRFEIDYPGSYDGGEETVTLSEAYIINSRIGPYLDGIYNSEYTEYGPYILDTYSELFHINYQTDEVLTDPEILYLLASNRPDGGDFDIYFINQQGDELSSFCGNSDYDDYYPTYHKSTGTLYFSSNRPGNDDIFAYANPEAKPIEEFLNDAVNADALSVPPGLNTESNERCPFIAGDIMVFVSDTAGSFDIYYSIYRDGVWTAPVNMDEIYPGINTSSDEYRPSLFRAYYNDRTDDNDVLIFSSNRDGGAGGFDLYLCILPADAFE; this is translated from the coding sequence ATGAAAAAAATTATCGTACTACCCGTTTTTTCATTTATTCTTCTCTCTTGTCCACTTAAAGACGACCGTTACCTGCATATCAATCCAGGATTGTACAATCTTTCCGGGATCAACACGGAAGCCGATGATTACAATGCCGCCCCCCCTCCCCATTTTTATTACGCGCAGCATATCATCTATTCAACGAATTACGGTCTGTCGGGAAGCGATTTCGATATCTGGGAAGCCTCGATCAGGTTCGAAATCGACTATCCGGGAAGTTATGACGGAGGAGAAGAAACCGTCACCTTATCTGAAGCATACATTATCAACTCACGGATCGGCCCATACCTGGACGGCATCTACAACTCGGAATATACCGAATACGGTCCTTATATCCTCGACACGTATAGTGAACTCTTTCACATTAATTACCAAACGGATGAGGTCCTGACCGACCCCGAAATCCTCTACCTCCTCGCATCGAACCGCCCGGACGGCGGCGACTTCGACATCTATTTCATCAACCAGCAAGGTGATGAGCTTTCATCGTTTTGCGGCAACTCCGATTACGACGATTATTACCCTACCTATCATAAATCGACCGGCACCCTGTATTTTTCATCGAACCGCCCGGGCAATGACGATATTTTCGCCTACGCCAATCCGGAAGCGAAACCTATCGAAGAGTTTCTGAACGATGCCGTTAACGCAGACGCCCTTTCCGTGCCGCCGGGACTCAACACCGAATCGAACGAACGTTGTCCTTTTATCGCCGGCGATATAATGGTGTTTGTTTCCGACACGGCCGGTTCTTTCGATATCTATTACAGTATATATCGTGACGGAGTGTGGACGGCACCTGTGAATATGGATGAAATTTATCCCGGGATCAATACTTCTTCCGACGAATACCGGCCGTCTTTGTTCAGGGCGTATTATAACGACCGGACCGACGATAACGACGTCCTCATCTTCTCCTCGAACAGGGACGGAGGAGCCGGGGGCTTCGATCTTTACCTCTGCATTCTTCCCGCGGATGCATTCGAATAG
- a CDS encoding ATP-binding protein: protein MISRKTDLLEVKKRISAYKITAILGPRQSGKTTLAREFEAADYFDLENPGDLARLDNPQLALEHLEGLIVIDEIQRKPDLFPLLRYLVDKNPGQRYLILGSASRSLIRQSSESLAGRISYYYLFGLRTGDISEEKIRQLWLRGGLPPSYLAESDASSYQWREDYITTFLERDIPALGIRIPAYTIRRFWQMLSFYHGNIINLSEIGRSFGIADTTVRHYLDILQGTFMIRLLYPCYTNTKKRLVKRPKLYFRDSGIFHSLMTIESYKSLQSNPRLGASWEGFAFDAVWRSINKPDDRAYFWATHSGAELDLFWQHDGHNWGCEFKYADAPKLTRSMSAALDDVNFERLWVIYPGNKAYRLHEKIIVLPLSEISAPWKY, encoded by the coding sequence ATGATTTCAAGAAAAACCGATCTCCTGGAAGTTAAAAAAAGAATATCCGCTTATAAAATAACAGCGATTTTGGGCCCAAGACAATCGGGAAAAACAACACTTGCACGGGAGTTCGAAGCAGCCGATTATTTTGATCTTGAAAATCCCGGAGACCTCGCCCGATTGGATAATCCGCAGCTTGCATTGGAACATCTTGAAGGACTGATTGTCATTGATGAAATTCAGCGAAAACCGGATCTTTTTCCTTTACTGCGATATCTGGTCGATAAAAATCCCGGACAGCGATACCTGATCCTTGGAAGCGCTTCCCGGTCATTGATCAGGCAGAGTTCCGAATCCCTCGCGGGCCGTATTTCCTATTATTATTTGTTCGGTTTGAGGACAGGCGATATATCAGAAGAAAAGATACGGCAACTCTGGCTTCGAGGCGGTTTACCCCCCTCATATCTCGCCGAATCGGACGCCTCAAGTTACCAATGGAGGGAAGATTATATTACAACCTTTCTCGAACGGGATATTCCCGCCCTGGGAATACGAATACCTGCCTACACGATCAGGCGTTTTTGGCAGATGCTTTCTTTTTATCATGGAAATATAATCAATTTGAGTGAAATCGGCCGTTCTTTCGGCATAGCCGATACGACCGTCCGCCATTATCTTGATATTCTGCAGGGAACATTTATGATACGGCTGCTATATCCCTGCTATACTAATACGAAGAAAAGATTGGTAAAACGCCCGAAGTTATATTTTCGGGATAGCGGTATCTTTCACTCCCTGATGACAATTGAGTCATATAAGTCTTTACAAAGCAACCCCCGGTTGGGTGCGTCATGGGAAGGCTTTGCTTTTGATGCTGTATGGAGAAGCATCAATAAACCCGATGACCGGGCATATTTTTGGGCGACCCACAGCGGCGCGGAACTGGACCTTTTTTGGCAGCATGACGGACACAATTGGGGATGCGAATTCAAGTACGCCGATGCACCAAAACTGACCAGATCAATGTCAGCGGCCCTCGATGATGTGAACTTTGAAAGACTTTGGGTGATTTACCCCGGGAATAAAGCTTATCGGCTGCATGAAAAAATAATCGTTCTTCCCCTCTCTGAAATTTCCGCACCCTGGAAATATTGA